TCCACCTTCATCGTACCGCGCCATGACGAAGGAAATCAGGCGGTCCTCAAGAAGCGGCTCGGCTTCTTGAGTCGAAAGCTCGATCAGCAGCGCATAGTCAGGGATATTCCCCCCGAACGGATCAGGCGTATTCGCAACGTGTCGAATCGCGCAATCCATGGCATTGCGCGACATCCCCTCAAAGGAGGTCAGTAAAGGGCCGAACGCCCTCTCCGCATCAAGCAATAGCGCATTGATATCCTCGAACGAGCGCGGCACCGCCAGCACCGTCGCCGTCTGTGCCGGAATCGGCGCCAGCGCCACAACAGCCGCCGTGACCACACCGAAAGCTCCGCCCGTACCGATAAAAACCTGCTTGAGATCCAGCCCCGTATTATCCTTCCGCAAACCTTTGAGCAGATTGATAATATTCCCCTGCCCGTCCACAACCTCCAAGCCCAGCACATTCCGCCGCACATCGCCGTAACGGATCAGGCGGCTGCCCCCCGTATTTGTGGCCACCATGCCCCCGATGGTCGGATCGGCCCCCAGATCGATCGGGAAAAACAAACCGTGTTCGGCTGCTTTGGCATTGAGAGCGGATAAGGCCACGCCGGCTCCGGCAAGAGCGGTTTTGTTGACGGGGTCGATTTCAAGAACCGCGTTAAGCCGTTGCAGAGATAAAACAATCTGGCCTCCGCTCTGATCGGGAACCGACGCGCCGACCAGCCCTGTCGCCGCCCCCTGCGGCACAAGCCGGACTCGGCGTTCGGCGCAAACCTTGATGATCGCGCCGACCTGCGCCGTATCCGCGGGCCGCACAACGCAGAGCGCCCGCCCGTTGTCATAGCGCCAGTCTTCCTCGTAGCGGCCCTTGTCCGCATCGTCCGTCAACACGTTTCCCGCGCCAACAATCCGCTCAAGGGTCTGAAAGAAATCGCTCATCCTCATCAATGTGGCATGAATTGTCGGCTCTGCGAAGCAGCAAAAAAACACGAATGTGGCCTTTTTACATCACAGGCAAAAAAAGACCGTGGCCATGATGAAGAAAACCCGCCGATAATTTATAATCAGCAGAACAAGACTTGGAATCGGCGAGTCGATCTTTCACAGACAGACATGAGCAGCAAGAACATTCGGTAAAGACTATGGAATTCGATATCTTTTACTGGGACAGCGAATATAACCTCCGCCTGCTGGTCAATCTCGGCGTTGTGGTCGCTCTCTTCACCTCCCTGCGCTTTTTCTCCGGTGCCATCGCGCATATTAACGCATCCGAAGAACTCCTCAAAAAGGACAACCCGGCCTTCGGCCTTTCTCTGGCCGGAACAACGCTGGCCGTGACGTGGATGCTCAGTGGCACGATCTATGGCGACCCGGAATTAACCGTGCTGGACGGTGCGCTTCTGATTGCCTTTCACGGCCTCCTCGGCCTCCTCTTAATGGCTTTGACCCGTATTATTTTTGATAAAATAGCCCTGCCGAAAATTTCCCTGCGGGACGAAATCGTCAACGGAAACATGGCCGTAGCCATCGCCGACACCGGCAACGTCCTCGCCGCCGCGATTATCATACGCGCCGTCATGGTCTGGTTTCCGTATGACGAACTCTCCACCTCGACCGTCATGACGCTCGCTGGGTGTTACGCCCTCTCGCAGGTCATGCTGACCTGCGCCACCATGGCCCGTATCCAGATTTTCAAATACAAGCACGAGGGACGCAGTTCCGAAGAAGAGCTTCGCAGCGGGAATATCGCCTACGCCCTCACCTTTGCGGGCCGGATCATCGGCACCGCGCTGGCCATCGCCATGGCCACGCACCTGGTGCCTTCCGAGGATACGGATTTCAACGCCATGCTCATCGGCTGGGTTGTGGCCTCCTTCGTTGTCACCGTGATCCTGAAAGTCCTTTCGACTATTACGGAAAAAATCCTGATGTATAACGTTGATTTTTCACACGAATTACTGACCCAGAGAAACATCGCTGCCGGCGCCGTCCGCGGCGTGATTTACGTCAGCCTCGGCATCCTTCTCGCTGAAATCTGAGACCCCGCCGAAGGATAAAGTCCCCTCAGGCCGTAACAGCCCGGAACTCTGAAAAAAGGGCGCAAGAAAAATCGGGCGCACGAGCCAGAAAACTGTTCCCTTCCCGCGCTTTAAAGGATAAAACCTTGGGGAAATCAAAACATTGGCCTTACAGCGGCGGACCGCGAAACCGCAAGGAAAACCGGACCTGATGAAGCAGTCATATCTTATAGCGGCCGCTGTGGCCGGACTTCTAATCCTGTGGATGCTGCCGGGTCTTCTGGGTTTTGGCAAAAAATCAGCCGAGACGGAAAGCCTTCAACAGAACACCCTGATGGCGGTGGAAATCGAAGAGCAGGACAGCAAACCTGTTATTAGCTTCATTGTAGCCCAAGGCAACGTCACGCCGAACCGCGAAGTCACCCTCCGCGCCGAAACGACAGGAAAAGTGAAGGAAATTCTGAGCGAGGAAGGGCAGGACGTCAAGGAAAGCGACATCATCCTGCGTCTCGATATGGAAGATAGGCAAATCCGCCTCGAACGCGCCCGCGCCCGCCTGACGGAAATGAAAAGAAAATTCGAGGCCGCGAAGAATCTCAGCGTGAAAGGCTACGCCGCACAAAGCCGCACCGACGAAGCCCTTGCCCAGCTCAAGGAGGCACAGACCGAAGAACAGCAGATCATGCTGGAAATCGGGGACACGGAAATCCGCGCCCCCTTTGACGGCATCCTTGACAAACGAAATGTAGAAATTGGCGACTTTGTAAATATAGGAGACGATATTGTCACGATCGTCGATAATACCCCCCTGGTCGTCAATGTTCCCGTCCCACAGAAGGAAATCGGCGAAATCGCACTCGGCGGCAATGCCCTCATCAAAATCGCCGGAGGCAAGGAAACCGGGGGAATGATCCGCTTCATCGCCCCCAAGGCGGACGAAAGCACCCGCACCTTCCGCGTGGAAATCGAGATTCAGAACACTACCACCCTCTCCTCGGGAACCAGCGCCGAAGTCTACATCCCCAAGAAAAGCGTCAAGGCCCATGCGGTTTCTCCGGGCATTCTCACCCTCGATGACGCGGGCCGCACAGGCATCAAGACCGTGGATGATGCGGACATCGTGCATTTTAATGCGGTAACGATCGTCAGCGCAGAAACAGACAGGCTGTTCGTCTCCGGTCTTCCTGAAAGCGCCCGGATTATCGTCAACGGCCAAGGTTTTGTTCGAGAGGGCGAAAAGGTCAAAGCCGTTCCGGCCGTTCAGGAAAACGACGCATCGG
The sequence above is drawn from the Alphaproteobacteria bacterium genome and encodes:
- a CDS encoding efflux RND transporter periplasmic adaptor subunit, which encodes MKQSYLIAAAVAGLLILWMLPGLLGFGKKSAETESLQQNTLMAVEIEEQDSKPVISFIVAQGNVTPNREVTLRAETTGKVKEILSEEGQDVKESDIILRLDMEDRQIRLERARARLTEMKRKFEAAKNLSVKGYAAQSRTDEALAQLKEAQTEEQQIMLEIGDTEIRAPFDGILDKRNVEIGDFVNIGDDIVTIVDNTPLVVNVPVPQKEIGEIALGGNALIKIAGGKETGGMIRFIAPKADESTRTFRVEIEIQNTTTLSSGTSAEVYIPKKSVKAHAVSPGILTLDDAGRTGIKTVDDADIVHFNAVTIVSAETDRLFVSGLPESARIIVNGQGFVREGEKVKAVPAVQENDASAKTGDQPHERTD
- a CDS encoding DUF350 domain-containing protein; protein product: MEFDIFYWDSEYNLRLLVNLGVVVALFTSLRFFSGAIAHINASEELLKKDNPAFGLSLAGTTLAVTWMLSGTIYGDPELTVLDGALLIAFHGLLGLLLMALTRIIFDKIALPKISLRDEIVNGNMAVAIADTGNVLAAAIIIRAVMVWFPYDELSTSTVMTLAGCYALSQVMLTCATMARIQIFKYKHEGRSSEEELRSGNIAYALTFAGRIIGTALAIAMATHLVPSEDTDFNAMLIGWVVASFVVTVILKVLSTITEKILMYNVDFSHELLTQRNIAAGAVRGVIYVSLGILLAEI
- a CDS encoding FAD-binding oxidoreductase gives rise to the protein MSDFFQTLERIVGAGNVLTDDADKGRYEEDWRYDNGRALCVVRPADTAQVGAIIKVCAERRVRLVPQGAATGLVGASVPDQSGGQIVLSLQRLNAVLEIDPVNKTALAGAGVALSALNAKAAEHGLFFPIDLGADPTIGGMVATNTGGSRLIRYGDVRRNVLGLEVVDGQGNIINLLKGLRKDNTGLDLKQVFIGTGGAFGVVTAAVVALAPIPAQTATVLAVPRSFEDINALLLDAERAFGPLLTSFEGMSRNAMDCAIRHVANTPDPFGGNIPDYALLIELSTQEAEPLLEDRLISFVMARYDEGGDKPIIYAVTGKAEGLWALRHHISEGLRQEGKVIGLDISASRSSLWVFKEEAKMLLKNNFPFFKLCDFGHCGDGSDHFNLVWPKAAGPYDAVKAQAAREAVYELLVRSYGGSFSAEHGIGPANQAYYHRYVPQEVQVLAAQFKMIFDPAGILGNIRLGIER